CCTGGCTTTCGGACGACCTGATGGCGCGCATGCACGCCACCGAGGGGCGGGGGCATTCCTACGATTACGCGGTGCTGTCCCGCCTCGACCTTGCGCTCGACGGCGGCGGCGCGCTGGACGAGGTGTTCGCCTACATTCACCGCGGCGGCGCGCTCAACGCGGACGGCGGCACGGTCGGCCTGGCCGAGGCGGCGGCGCGGGGACGGTCCCGGCCGTCATGGCCGCAGCCCCGGGCGATCGCCGCGGTCCATCGCCGCCTTGGCCACGACGGAACGGTAGAGGATTTCATCCGCGAAAACGCCGCCGACCGGTTCCTGCGCCTCGCCCGCGAGGCTGTCCTCCAGCAGGACGCTCACGCCTTCGTCTACGAAGGGTGCCGGGTCGTTGACTGAGGGCCGGGAAATGAAGAAGGCGGGTGCCGATTTCGCCGCGAAGCAAAATCCCCTATATGACCGATCCCAGCCCAGCCCGTTCTCCGGTTGCCCGACCGCCTGCCATCCATGCCATCCGCCGCCAAACATGCCTTCGTCACCGGCGCCACGGGTTTTCTCGGTCGCAACCTTGTCGAGCAGCTTGCGGAACGGGGCTGGACGATCACCGCGGCCTATCGCGACAAGGCGCGCTTCGAGGCGCTCCGGCAGTGGGATGTCGCCGGCGTCGAATGCGACCTGCTCGATCTCGGCGGCCTGACCGCGGCGATGCCCGAAGGCGCGGACGCCGTGTTTCACATGGCCGCCGATCTCACCATGTGGGCGCGCCACGGTTCGCGCCAGCTGCGCACCAACGTCGACGGCACCCGCAATGCCGTCGCCGCGGCCGAGCGCACCGGCGCCCGCAAGTTCGTTTTCACGTCGAGCTGGAATTCCTGGGGCTACCGGACCGGCGATCCGCCGCTCACTGAGGATACGCCGCAGCGGGGCAATACGTCTCCCGTGCTCTACGACCGGACCAAGCTCGCCGCCGAGACCATCGTCAGGCAGGCCGCACTGGACGGCATGCCGGCCGCGATCCTCAACCCCTGCCACATCGTGGGCCGCTACGACAGCCGCAACTGGGGCCGCATGATCCGCATGGTGCACGAGCGCCGGCTGCCCGGCATCCCGCCGGGCTCCGGCGTGTTCTGCCACGCCGGGGCGGTCGCGGCGGCCCATATCGCGGCGGCAGAGACCGGGGATGCCGCCGGCAACTATCTGCTGCCCGGCCCGGCGGCGAGCTATGTCGAGGTCATCGGCCTCGTCGGCCGCATCGCCGGCCGCCGAGTGCCGAAGCGCGCCATTCCTGGCTGGCTGTTCCGGACGGTCGCCCATGTCCAGAATGCCGTGGGCAACCTGCGCGGCAGGGAGCCCGACCTGACTCCGCAGGCCGCCCATATCGTGCTCGCCCACGGCCGGGTGGCGTCGGACCGCGCGGAGAAGGAACTGGGCTACCGCTCGCCCGATCTCGAATTCATGGTGCGGGACTGCTACGACTGGATGAAGCGGGCCGGCGTCCTGAAGGACTGAACCGACCTTCGGCCGTTCGCGCCGACCGATTACCTGCAACCGGAACCCGATGGGGCTGCCCGAACCGATGACCGATCATCTGAACCGACTGGAAGACCTGCTGAAGGCCGCCCGGGCCGCCGGCGCCGACGCGGCCGACGCCGTCTATATCGAGGGCGACAGCCTTTCGCACAGCCAGCGGCTCGGCAATGTCGAGATGATCGAGCGCGCCGAGGGGCGCGATCTGGGCCTGCGGGTTTTCGTCGGCCATCGCCAGGCCAGCGTCTCCGCCTCGGAGATCGAGCCGGAGACCTTCGCCGGGCTGGCCGAACGGGCCATGGCGATGGCGCGCGCCGTGCCGGAAGACCCGTTTTGCGGCATCGCCGGTCCCGACCAGTTCGCCGCGCAGCCGCCGCAACTGGAAACGGCGGATGTTGAAGAACCGCCGGCCGACCTGCTGATTTCCCGGGCCCGCGAGGCCGAGGACGCTGCCCGCGCCGTCGAGGGCGTGACCAACTCCGAGGGCGCGGAAGCCTCGTGGAGCCGGACAGGGGTATACCTCGCCGCGACCAACGGCTTCGCCGGCAGCTACGCGCGCAGCTCGCACAGCGTCGGCGTCTCGGTCGTCGCCGGCTCGGGCGGCGACATGCAGACCGACTACGACCACCACACCGCCGTCTTCGCGGCGGACCTCATGGCGCCGGCGGAGATCGGGCGGAGCGCCGGCGAACGGGCGGTCGCCCGGCTCGGCGCCCGGCCGGTCAAGACGGTGAAGGCGCCTGTGGTGTTCGACCCGCGGGTCGCCGGCGGCCTGCTGCGCCACCTGCTCGGCGCGATCAACGGCGCATCGGTCGCCCGCGGCACGAGCTTTCTCAAGGACAGGCTCGGCGAAGCGGTGATGGCGCCGGGCCTGAGCGTGGTCGAGGACCCGCACCGGCCGCGCGGCCTGCGCTCCAAGCCCTTCGACGGCGAAGGCATCGCCAACCGGCGCACCGCGCTGATAGACGATGGCGTGCTGACGACCTGGCTGCTCGACCTGCGCTCGGCGCGCCAGCTCGACCTGGCCCCGACCGGTCATGCCAGCCGAGGCACCTCCGGCCCGCCCGCGCCGTCGGCGACCAATGTCCGGCTCGAGGCCGGGACCGTGTCGCGGCGCGACCTGCTCGCCGGCATCGACAGCGGCCTCTACGTCACCGAGATGATCGGCATGGGCGTCGACTATGTGACCGGCGACTACAGCCGCGGCGCCGGCGGCTACTGGATCGACAGGGGCGAACGCGCCTATCCGGTGACCGAAATGACGATCGCCGGCAATCTCAAAGACATGTTCAAGGCGATAACGCCGGCCGACGACCTGGAGCTGCGCTACGGCATCGACGCCCCGACGCTGCGCATCGACGGCATGACGATAGCGGGGGCGTAAAGCCCGCTCCCTATCCGTCCCGCCGCGCCAGATG
This genomic interval from Rhodospirillaceae bacterium contains the following:
- a CDS encoding NAD-dependent epimerase/dehydratase family protein, whose product is MPSAAKHAFVTGATGFLGRNLVEQLAERGWTITAAYRDKARFEALRQWDVAGVECDLLDLGGLTAAMPEGADAVFHMAADLTMWARHGSRQLRTNVDGTRNAVAAAERTGARKFVFTSSWNSWGYRTGDPPLTEDTPQRGNTSPVLYDRTKLAAETIVRQAALDGMPAAILNPCHIVGRYDSRNWGRMIRMVHERRLPGIPPGSGVFCHAGAVAAAHIAAAETGDAAGNYLLPGPAASYVEVIGLVGRIAGRRVPKRAIPGWLFRTVAHVQNAVGNLRGREPDLTPQAAHIVLAHGRVASDRAEKELGYRSPDLEFMVRDCYDWMKRAGVLKD
- a CDS encoding metallopeptidase TldD-related protein translates to MTDHLNRLEDLLKAARAAGADAADAVYIEGDSLSHSQRLGNVEMIERAEGRDLGLRVFVGHRQASVSASEIEPETFAGLAERAMAMARAVPEDPFCGIAGPDQFAAQPPQLETADVEEPPADLLISRAREAEDAARAVEGVTNSEGAEASWSRTGVYLAATNGFAGSYARSSHSVGVSVVAGSGGDMQTDYDHHTAVFAADLMAPAEIGRSAGERAVARLGARPVKTVKAPVVFDPRVAGGLLRHLLGAINGASVARGTSFLKDRLGEAVMAPGLSVVEDPHRPRGLRSKPFDGEGIANRRTALIDDGVLTTWLLDLRSARQLDLAPTGHASRGTSGPPAPSATNVRLEAGTVSRRDLLAGIDSGLYVTEMIGMGVDYVTGDYSRGAGGYWIDRGERAYPVTEMTIAGNLKDMFKAITPADDLELRYGIDAPTLRIDGMTIAGA